One segment of Stomatobaculum sp. F0698 DNA contains the following:
- a CDS encoding DUF4418 family protein, with amino-acid sequence MRHKRVFAVPMLVLGILLFLTPGTITPVCPVKPDGSFMKCHWMDIAEQGLGAVIAFGGVLALLFPEKLGAGIAAMNLGLGVLSFLFAKSLIGGCKMHDMACNLYTRPMVYFLSVLLISVSAVYLLLALRGETAHGRT; translated from the coding sequence ATGCGACACAAACGTGTTTTCGCTGTCCCTATGTTGGTACTCGGCATATTGCTTTTTTTGACACCCGGTACAATCACGCCGGTTTGTCCCGTGAAGCCGGACGGAAGCTTTATGAAGTGTCACTGGATGGATATCGCGGAACAGGGACTCGGTGCGGTGATTGCCTTCGGCGGCGTACTGGCGCTGCTTTTCCCGGAGAAGCTCGGTGCGGGCATCGCAGCCATGAATCTGGGGCTCGGCGTGCTGAGTTTTCTGTTCGCAAAGAGCTTAATCGGCGGCTGCAAAATGCACGATATGGCCTGCAATCTCTACACGAGACCCATGGTGTATTTCCTGTCGGTCCTGCTCATCTCGGTGAGCGCGGTATATCTTTTGCTTGCCCTGCGCGGAGAAACGGCCCATGGAAGAACTTAA
- a CDS encoding ABC transporter ATP-binding protein, whose protein sequence is MEELKAEGICKRFLRGSRSVEALRNAEINLKRGELVFLVGASGSGKTTLLKILAGLLKADAGRIIYGTRDAGAFSEDAWCEFRRTELAYLPQQLGLLTALTAVQNVALPAMLHSRERRTAEVYGRASALLDKVGALSLKDAYPAELSGGETKRVLLARALMTEPRFLLADEPTADLDPKSAADFIELFSELRTNGCGVLAVTHEHAHLQRADRVLELKEGCVRAFEEARETLAQGYGKG, encoded by the coding sequence ATGGAAGAACTTAAAGCAGAGGGGATTTGTAAGCGTTTTCTCCGGGGCAGTCGAAGCGTCGAGGCGCTTCGGAATGCCGAAATCAACCTGAAACGCGGCGAACTTGTATTTTTGGTCGGCGCTTCGGGCAGCGGAAAAACGACCCTGCTCAAAATTCTTGCGGGACTTCTAAAGGCAGATGCGGGGCGGATTATTTACGGCACGCGGGATGCCGGAGCATTTTCGGAGGACGCTTGGTGTGAATTCAGACGCACGGAACTCGCATATCTGCCGCAACAGCTTGGGCTTTTGACAGCCTTGACGGCAGTGCAGAATGTGGCGTTACCTGCCATGCTGCACAGCCGGGAACGGCGTACGGCGGAAGTTTACGGGAGAGCGAGTGCCCTGCTTGACAAGGTCGGCGCACTTTCGTTAAAGGATGCTTATCCCGCAGAGCTTTCCGGCGGAGAAACGAAGCGTGTGTTACTCGCACGGGCGCTTATGACGGAACCTAGGTTTTTACTTGCGGACGAACCGACCGCTGATTTGGATCCGAAGAGTGCGGCGGATTTTATCGAGCTCTTTTCGGAGCTCCGCACGAACGGCTGCGGCGTCCTGGCGGTGACACATGAACATGCCCATCTGCAGCGCGCGGACCGCGTGCTGGAACTCAAAGAGGGGTGTGTGCGTGCTTTTGAGGAGGCGCGAGAAACGCTCGCGCAAGGATACGGGAAGGGGTAA
- a CDS encoding FTR1 family iron permease encodes MMLQGKKGIRGLAAFLAALCMALFLIVPAYAETKYANWQEVASTMGTVLDGAVEAYGAGGEEAGKKATEQVNVAYYKFYEKLGFEKTVMASISGSRGSDVEHQFYLVKKVIRDGGSKEELKSSVDTLKSMLTEDAITLDGGKAAAQGGGSDTAEQQNNGAAWQTFLAVLGLTLREGLEAILVIAAIIAYLVKTNSRKYLASVYIGAGLGVLFSVVLAMIFNGIAASLGDAQSGAGQEIFEGVTMFLAVIVLFYVSNWMLSKAEAETWNKYIKDKVQQSIDKGSMYTLSFSAFLAVAREGAELIMFFQGMRSNITNNPHMLWAGLAVAIVILAIVYFAITKLSVRLPLKPFFTFTSVLMFILCISFVGKGVYELQEADVIGRTIIPWMNGFHFELLGIYDRYENLIPQLILLALTIFTYRYQLGKNKTQKQGGKES; translated from the coding sequence ATGATGCTTCAAGGAAAGAAGGGGATTCGCGGGCTCGCGGCATTCTTGGCGGCGCTTTGCATGGCGCTGTTTCTGATTGTTCCGGCGTATGCCGAGACCAAGTATGCCAACTGGCAGGAAGTCGCGTCCACCATGGGCACGGTCCTGGACGGCGCGGTCGAAGCCTACGGCGCGGGCGGTGAAGAGGCCGGCAAGAAAGCGACCGAGCAGGTCAACGTAGCCTACTATAAGTTCTACGAGAAGCTCGGCTTTGAAAAGACGGTCATGGCTTCCATCTCCGGAAGTCGCGGCTCCGATGTGGAGCACCAGTTTTATCTGGTGAAAAAGGTAATTCGCGACGGCGGCTCGAAAGAGGAGTTAAAGAGCAGTGTCGATACCTTAAAGAGCATGCTCACCGAGGACGCAATCACCTTGGACGGCGGCAAAGCGGCGGCACAGGGTGGCGGCAGCGACACGGCGGAGCAGCAAAATAACGGGGCGGCCTGGCAGACCTTTCTCGCCGTTCTCGGCCTTACGCTCCGAGAGGGACTTGAGGCCATTCTGGTCATTGCCGCGATTATCGCCTATCTTGTCAAGACAAACAGCCGAAAGTATCTGGCTTCGGTCTACATCGGCGCGGGACTCGGCGTGTTGTTCAGCGTTGTGCTCGCTATGATCTTCAACGGGATTGCGGCGAGCCTCGGCGATGCGCAGTCCGGTGCGGGACAGGAGATTTTTGAAGGCGTCACGATGTTTCTCGCGGTCATTGTCCTCTTCTATGTGAGCAACTGGATGCTCTCGAAGGCAGAGGCGGAGACCTGGAACAAATATATTAAGGACAAGGTACAGCAGAGTATCGACAAGGGGAGCATGTACACACTTTCCTTCTCGGCCTTCCTCGCGGTGGCACGAGAGGGCGCGGAGCTCATCATGTTCTTCCAGGGTATGCGCTCGAACATCACCAATAACCCGCACATGCTCTGGGCCGGCTTGGCGGTCGCGATTGTGATACTTGCGATTGTCTACTTCGCAATTACAAAGCTCTCGGTGCGCTTGCCCTTAAAGCCCTTCTTCACCTTTACGAGCGTGCTCATGTTCATCCTCTGCATCTCCTTTGTCGGCAAAGGCGTTTACGAACTGCAGGAGGCGGATGTCATCGGAAGAACCATCATCCCGTGGATGAACGGCTTTCATTTCGAGCTTCTCGGCATTTACGATCGCTACGAGAATCTCATTCCTCAGCTTATTCTGCTGGCGCTTACGATATTCACCTATCGCTACCAGCTGGGTAAAAACAAAACACAGAAACAGGGAGGTAAAGAGTCATGA
- a CDS encoding iron transporter, with protein sequence MMKRSLAVSMLIAAVALSACGGSKSAETTAAAGSAAETKAGETMAAAGETKAEETKAEAKAPGEDAGFEEFPIGDDQEVGPLIISGVYFQPVDMEPAGNSLSKADSDCHIEADITASQEGTTLGYGKGDFVPWLQVKAIIQKKGSDKEPTEVAFMPMNASDGPHYGANFKFPEGVGVYDVKFVVSAPGNDYLLHVDKETGVTGRFWTEPLVAEWPDFEWNGPQW encoded by the coding sequence ATGATGAAGAGAAGTTTGGCAGTATCGATGCTCATTGCCGCGGTTGCGCTGAGCGCTTGCGGCGGCAGCAAGAGCGCGGAGACCACGGCGGCTGCGGGCAGCGCTGCGGAGACCAAGGCCGGTGAGACCATGGCGGCTGCGGGCGAGACCAAGGCGGAGGAGACCAAGGCTGAGGCGAAGGCTCCGGGTGAGGATGCCGGCTTTGAGGAGTTCCCGATCGGTGACGATCAGGAGGTCGGCCCGCTGATTATCTCGGGCGTTTACTTCCAGCCGGTCGACATGGAGCCGGCGGGCAATTCGCTCTCGAAGGCAGATTCCGATTGCCACATCGAGGCGGATATCACGGCGAGCCAGGAGGGCACGACCCTCGGCTACGGCAAGGGTGACTTTGTTCCGTGGCTGCAGGTCAAGGCCATCATCCAGAAGAAGGGTTCCGACAAGGAGCCGACCGAGGTCGCTTTCATGCCGATGAACGCTTCCGACGGCCCGCACTACGGTGCAAACTTTAAGTTCCCGGAAGGTGTCGGCGTCTATGATGTCAAGTTCGTTGTGAGCGCTCCGGGCAACGACTATCTGCTCCACGTCGACAAGGAGACAGGTGTCACGGGTCGCTTCTGGACCGAGCCGCTGGTTGCGGAGTGGCCGGACTTTGAGTGGAACGGACCGCAGTGGTAA
- a CDS encoding DUF2318 domain-containing protein, translating into MEGGIAFSVTMGLLFSLLRYEERAKRVRIIGFSVIGGFLAAALSAYLRSIPNFLNRTALNFYSMLPVVGSMLLLLLLILFGSYLRKKQRKAYEILLSLAVVLYSLASFFSYLPLIMTNVSSFVSYGESAVSTAVLFRVIGYSLAILVMLLSGIAAFRCGLCLGEREFDLLLPPVLLLRGVSQAALILQRLYSLRIIPRNPKFFEGLSFVINHSLIFDALLFALLLVIPLTLILRHLRVTESYRNRAELRKLKAGYRRVRHWAAFFALLLALDLSSITALKSYAGREIPLSAPEDYAIENGRIVVPLESLQDEHLHRYEYTAKDGIKMRFILIKKSQSAYGVGLDACEICGPTGYFERKNEVVCKLCDVVMNKGTIGFSGGCNPIPFPYLVHDQKIYIETADLDKLSYVFK; encoded by the coding sequence ATGGAGGGCGGAATTGCGTTTTCGGTCACCATGGGTCTTTTGTTTTCCTTACTGCGCTATGAGGAGAGAGCCAAGCGCGTTCGCATCATAGGCTTTTCCGTCATCGGCGGCTTTCTCGCCGCGGCGCTCTCGGCGTATCTGCGCTCGATACCGAATTTTTTAAACCGAACCGCCTTAAACTTCTATAGCATGCTGCCCGTTGTCGGGAGCATGTTGCTGCTGCTTTTGCTCATTTTGTTCGGCTCCTATCTTCGAAAAAAACAGCGTAAGGCATATGAAATCCTGCTGAGCCTCGCTGTGGTCCTATACAGTCTCGCCTCGTTTTTCTCGTATCTCCCGCTGATCATGACCAATGTGAGCAGCTTTGTGAGCTACGGAGAGAGCGCGGTCAGCACGGCGGTTTTGTTCCGTGTCATCGGCTACAGTCTTGCGATTCTCGTCATGTTGCTCTCGGGGATTGCGGCGTTCCGCTGCGGTCTCTGCCTCGGAGAGCGGGAATTCGATTTGCTGCTTCCGCCGGTACTTCTGCTCCGCGGTGTCTCGCAGGCCGCACTCATTTTGCAGCGCCTCTATTCGCTGCGCATTATTCCGCGCAATCCGAAGTTTTTTGAGGGACTCAGCTTTGTCATCAATCACAGCCTCATCTTCGACGCGCTCCTCTTTGCTCTGCTGCTGGTGATACCGCTTACGCTCATACTTCGGCACTTAAGAGTAACGGAGAGTTATCGAAATCGGGCGGAACTCAGAAAGCTGAAGGCGGGATACCGCCGCGTGCGCCACTGGGCCGCATTTTTTGCCCTGCTTCTTGCGCTTGATCTCTCGAGCATCACGGCACTCAAGTCCTATGCGGGGCGGGAAATTCCGCTCTCAGCACCGGAGGACTATGCAATTGAGAACGGGCGCATTGTCGTGCCGCTCGAGAGTCTGCAGGACGAACACCTGCACCGCTATGAGTACACGGCGAAGGACGGCATCAAGATGCGCTTTATTCTGATCAAGAAATCACAGAGCGCCTACGGTGTGGGCCTCGACGCCTGCGAAATTTGCGGGCCGACCGGCTACTTTGAGCGGAAAAACGAGGTGGTCTGCAAACTCTGCGATGTCGTGATGAACAAGGGCACCATAGGCTTTTCCGGCGGATGCAATCCCATTCCCTTCCCCTATCTGGTGCACGACCAAAAGATATACATAGAGACGGCCGATCTTGACAAGCTGTCCTATGTATTTAAGTAA
- a CDS encoding ABC transporter permease translates to MFLRMVLGAVFRQKSKMFMIAFTVALGVSLSTAMLNTMLGVGDKVNQELKTYGANINVVPKDASLLGDLYGIGDEADTQRSYLDESKLGNIKTIFWAFNIVDYTPYFNTTVQVNDNAEQTRLVGTWVKHHMDLPTGESVDTGMQHLKSWWEMNGEWLDEADSDGVMVGSIYALRNNLSVGDKLELKSNALTKTMVVRGIFSSGSDEDQYIYCVLPVAQAFAGKENVVSSIEVSALTTPDNELARKAAQNPLSLTVKEWEVWYCTAYVSSICYQIQEVIPDSVAKPIRQVAESEGDILNKTTLLMVLITVLSLLGSALGISNLVTAAVMERRTEIGLEKAVGASNGRIIGTILTEIMLTGVIGGVAGYFVGLMLTQLIGFGVFGSAIPPAAMVIPIVALLIFFVTLLGSIPAIRYLLHLNPTEVLHGK, encoded by the coding sequence ATGTTTTTACGCATGGTATTGGGAGCTGTATTCCGGCAAAAGAGCAAGATGTTCATGATTGCGTTTACCGTTGCGCTCGGCGTGAGCCTTTCGACCGCAATGCTGAACACCATGCTCGGTGTCGGCGATAAGGTGAACCAGGAATTAAAGACCTACGGCGCGAATATCAATGTCGTGCCGAAGGATGCTTCTCTGCTCGGCGATCTCTACGGCATCGGCGACGAAGCGGATACGCAGCGAAGCTATCTCGACGAGTCGAAACTCGGAAACATCAAGACCATATTCTGGGCCTTTAACATTGTCGATTACACCCCTTACTTCAACACAACGGTGCAGGTGAACGACAATGCGGAGCAAACAAGGTTGGTCGGAACCTGGGTCAAACATCACATGGATTTGCCGACAGGCGAATCCGTGGACACCGGAATGCAGCATTTAAAGAGCTGGTGGGAGATGAACGGCGAGTGGCTTGACGAAGCGGATTCGGACGGTGTGATGGTCGGATCGATCTACGCGCTCCGAAACAATTTATCCGTCGGCGACAAATTGGAGTTAAAGAGCAATGCGCTGACAAAGACCATGGTGGTCAGAGGCATTTTCAGCTCCGGAAGCGATGAGGATCAGTACATTTACTGCGTGCTCCCGGTTGCCCAGGCGTTTGCGGGCAAGGAAAACGTGGTGAGCAGCATCGAAGTCTCGGCACTCACGACGCCAGACAATGAGCTCGCGAGAAAGGCGGCGCAGAATCCGCTGAGCCTTACGGTCAAAGAATGGGAAGTCTGGTACTGCACGGCCTATGTGAGTTCCATCTGCTATCAGATTCAGGAAGTCATTCCGGATTCGGTCGCAAAGCCCATACGTCAGGTTGCGGAGTCCGAGGGCGATATCTTGAATAAGACGACGCTCCTTATGGTGCTGATTACGGTGCTCAGCCTGCTCGGCTCGGCGCTCGGCATTTCAAACCTGGTGACGGCTGCCGTCATGGAGCGGCGCACGGAGATAGGCCTTGAAAAAGCGGTCGGTGCGAGCAACGGGCGCATCATCGGCACCATACTCACGGAAATTATGCTGACCGGTGTGATCGGCGGCGTGGCCGGTTATTTCGTGGGCCTCATGCTGACCCAGCTGATCGGCTTCGGCGTCTTTGGCTCTGCCATTCCGCCGGCGGCCATGGTGATTCCGATCGTCGCCCTGTTGATCTTCTTTGTGACCCTGCTCGGCAGCATACCGGCCATACGCTACCTGCTGCATCTGAATCCGACGGAGGTTCTGCATGGAAAATAA
- a CDS encoding ABC transporter permease encodes MENKEKQPRERKMSRRRMYFHMVMASLARRRSRMVTALLAIAMGATVLSGLVTIYYDIPRQMGKEFRSYGANLLIMPTESGGSLTEAQVKEVRDTIPADKLVGMAPYLYQNAKVREQPYLLAGTDLAGAKQNSPYWLIHGNWPEKSREVLLGHEIAKTLKLDIGDKFTVNTSKGDGQETATDFFVSGTVTTGGKEEELIFMSMEDLTGIVGKQGPDVIECSVEMEQAELNQLVQKIAAADSGLLPQAVKRVTASQDTVLKKLQALVWIVTVIVLCIMMICVSTTMMAVVTERRKEIGLKKALGASNESVVKDFLGEGAMLGVLGGALGAGLGYLFALRVSLSVFSRTVHFLFALVPITILVSALIAVVACLIPVRKTVEIDPALVLRGE; translated from the coding sequence ATGGAAAATAAAGAGAAACAGCCGCGGGAGCGGAAGATGAGCCGCCGCCGCATGTACTTTCACATGGTGATGGCCTCGCTTGCAAGACGGCGCTCCCGCATGGTTACCGCACTCCTCGCGATTGCGATGGGGGCCACGGTGCTCTCGGGCCTCGTGACCATCTACTATGACATTCCGCGCCAGATGGGCAAGGAGTTTCGTTCCTACGGCGCGAATCTACTGATTATGCCGACAGAGTCGGGCGGCTCTCTCACTGAGGCGCAGGTCAAAGAAGTACGAGACACCATACCGGCGGACAAGCTGGTCGGCATGGCGCCCTACCTCTATCAAAATGCCAAGGTGCGCGAACAGCCCTACCTGCTCGCGGGCACGGATCTTGCGGGCGCAAAGCAAAACAGTCCCTACTGGTTGATTCACGGAAACTGGCCGGAAAAGTCGAGGGAAGTTCTGCTCGGCCATGAAATCGCAAAGACCTTAAAACTCGATATCGGCGACAAGTTCACGGTGAACACCTCAAAGGGGGACGGTCAAGAGACCGCGACCGATTTCTTCGTTTCCGGAACCGTGACAACCGGCGGGAAGGAAGAAGAGCTCATTTTTATGAGCATGGAAGATTTGACCGGTATCGTCGGCAAGCAGGGACCGGATGTCATTGAATGCAGTGTCGAGATGGAGCAGGCGGAATTGAATCAGCTGGTGCAAAAAATCGCGGCTGCGGATTCCGGCCTGCTTCCCCAGGCGGTAAAACGTGTCACGGCCTCCCAGGACACGGTCCTCAAAAAACTGCAGGCTCTGGTCTGGATTGTCACGGTCATTGTGCTCTGCATTATGATGATTTGCGTGTCGACCACAATGATGGCGGTCGTGACCGAGCGCAGGAAGGAAATCGGCTTAAAGAAGGCGCTCGGCGCATCGAATGAGAGCGTGGTCAAGGACTTTCTCGGCGAGGGCGCTATGCTCGGTGTGCTCGGCGGTGCGCTCGGCGCGGGCCTCGGCTATCTGTTTGCGCTTCGCGTGAGCCTGAGCGTCTTTTCGCGCACGGTACACTTCCTCTTTGCGCTGGTGCCGATTACCATCTTGGTTTCGGCGCTGATTGCGGTGGTTGCCTGCCTGATTCCGGTCAGAAAGACCGTGGAAATCGATCCGGCGCTTGTGCTGCGCGGTGAATAA
- a CDS encoding ABC transporter ATP-binding protein yields MDILSLRDVSKIYGELKALDQINLTVEKGEWIAIMGPSGSGKTTMMNIIGCMDKPSLGEVILDGTDITKRSQKELTEVRRDKIGLVFQQFHLVNYLTALENVMMAQYYHSMPDEEEAMEALREVGLADRAKHLPNQLSGGEQQRVCIARALINHPALLLADEPTGNLDEKNEYLVMDIFEKLHNAGSSIIVVTHDPEVGDEAERMIVLEHGRIAREEKKKRQRPVIAE; encoded by the coding sequence ATGGATATTTTAAGCTTACGAGATGTCTCCAAAATCTACGGGGAGTTAAAGGCCCTCGATCAAATCAATCTGACGGTTGAAAAAGGCGAGTGGATTGCCATCATGGGCCCTTCCGGCAGCGGTAAGACGACCATGATGAACATCATAGGCTGCATGGATAAGCCTTCGCTCGGCGAGGTGATTCTCGACGGAACCGATATCACCAAGCGCAGCCAGAAGGAACTGACCGAGGTGCGGCGCGATAAGATAGGCCTTGTGTTTCAGCAGTTTCACCTGGTGAACTACCTGACAGCGCTTGAAAATGTTATGATGGCACAGTATTACCACTCGATGCCGGATGAAGAGGAGGCGATGGAAGCACTCCGTGAAGTGGGACTTGCGGACCGCGCAAAGCATCTGCCGAACCAGCTCTCGGGCGGTGAGCAGCAGCGTGTCTGCATTGCCCGCGCCCTGATCAATCATCCGGCGCTACTCCTCGCCGATGAGCCGACCGGTAATCTCGATGAAAAGAACGAATATCTCGTCATGGATATTTTCGAGAAGCTTCACAATGCGGGAAGCTCCATCATCGTTGTGACACATGACCCGGAGGTCGGGGACGAGGCAGAGCGCATGATCGTGCTGGAGCACGGACGCATTGCCCGCGAGGAGAAGAAAAAACGGCAGAGACCGGTCATCGCGGAATAA
- a CDS encoding FMN-binding protein, producing MKKRIALLAALMLLSLAACGKKESAESKTAQGYKDGTYSGEAEVKEVGGTIKLNITVSGGKIATVDMQNLDREGKEKGEDYGKSEPLNQGLYSIAQNSILGTDKLPGLLVESQDPDSIDAVSGATLSREAFVQAAKAALDSAK from the coding sequence ATGAAGAAGAGAATCGCACTGCTTGCGGCACTTATGCTGCTCAGCCTTGCGGCCTGCGGCAAGAAGGAAAGTGCGGAGAGCAAGACCGCGCAGGGCTACAAGGACGGAACGTACAGCGGAGAAGCCGAGGTCAAAGAAGTCGGCGGCACCATTAAACTCAATATCACGGTCTCGGGCGGTAAAATTGCGACTGTGGATATGCAGAATCTGGACCGCGAAGGTAAGGAGAAGGGAGAGGACTACGGAAAGAGCGAGCCTCTGAATCAGGGACTCTACAGCATTGCACAGAATTCGATTCTGGGAACCGATAAGCTCCCGGGCCTTCTTGTCGAGAGCCAGGATCCGGACAGCATAGACGCCGTGAGCGGTGCGACGCTCTCCCGCGAAGCCTTTGTTCAGGCTGCCAAGGCTGCGCTGGATAGCGCAAAATAA
- a CDS encoding ABC transporter permease, whose amino-acid sequence MQDEKWLDARGLALQNICVRGGRSFGIAALSALLALMLFLSSFWMLSLKNGLRSLSGRMGADLILVPEGYDSKISGAILRGEPNSFFFHTDVLEKTRENPAVEEAAPQLYLASLTAGCCSYPLQIIGLDFDSDFSVVPWLKASAKLPLADDEVLVGASVEGDYRHEIRLFGKTYRIKGKLAKTGMGFDTSVFMGMPEVRSLSREYEKLLESPIGADDSLISSVMVKVKPGTDVDALRKSLQESWSGQGVYVLAAQNMMREVAGNVDRMLLYVYLLIGLIWLLCCLILRLLYGVLLRERRAEYSTLYVLGAKKREIRALVLWEGFLLGIFGALVGVVFGAAVGLLFSPAMQNLLQLPYLAPALPITAGLILTVLLFAGLFSPLSAYLALRKTEREGYGSLL is encoded by the coding sequence ATGCAGGATGAAAAGTGGCTCGATGCGCGCGGGCTGGCGCTACAGAACATATGCGTTCGGGGCGGACGTTCCTTTGGGATAGCCGCGCTCTCCGCACTGCTCGCACTCATGCTATTTTTAAGCAGCTTTTGGATGCTGAGCTTAAAAAACGGACTGCGCTCGCTTTCGGGGCGCATGGGGGCGGATTTGATTTTGGTGCCGGAGGGCTATGACAGCAAAATCAGCGGTGCGATACTCCGCGGGGAGCCGAACAGTTTCTTTTTCCACACGGATGTGTTGGAAAAAACGCGGGAAAATCCGGCGGTGGAAGAGGCTGCGCCGCAGCTCTATCTGGCTTCCCTTACCGCCGGCTGCTGCTCCTATCCCTTGCAGATTATAGGCCTCGATTTCGACTCGGATTTTTCCGTGGTGCCCTGGCTCAAGGCAAGCGCCAAGCTTCCCCTCGCGGACGATGAGGTCTTGGTCGGCGCAAGCGTGGAGGGGGATTACCGGCATGAGATACGCCTCTTCGGAAAGACCTATCGAATTAAGGGCAAGCTCGCCAAAACGGGCATGGGCTTTGACACCTCGGTGTTCATGGGGATGCCGGAGGTGCGAAGTTTGTCGCGGGAATACGAGAAATTGCTGGAAAGCCCGATCGGCGCCGATGACAGCTTGATTTCTTCGGTCATGGTAAAGGTAAAGCCCGGCACCGATGTCGATGCGCTGAGAAAGAGCCTGCAGGAGAGTTGGAGCGGACAGGGCGTCTATGTGCTCGCCGCGCAAAATATGATGCGCGAGGTCGCGGGCAATGTGGACCGCATGCTGCTCTATGTCTATCTTTTGATCGGACTCATCTGGCTGCTCTGCTGCCTGATATTGCGACTGCTATACGGCGTCTTACTCAGGGAACGACGTGCGGAATACAGCACGCTCTATGTCCTCGGCGCCAAGAAGCGTGAGATACGCGCGCTTGTGCTCTGGGAGGGATTCCTGCTCGGTATCTTCGGTGCGCTTGTCGGTGTTGTCTTCGGGGCTGCGGTCGGGCTGCTGTTTTCACCGGCCATGCAAAACTTGTTGCAGCTTCCCTACCTGGCACCGGCGCTTCCGATTACGGCGGGGCTGATACTGACGGTGTTGCTCTTTGCGGGGCTGTTTTCTCCGCTGAGTGCCTATCTCGCGCTTCGAAAAACAGAGCGCGAGGGCTATGGCAGTCTACTCTGA
- a CDS encoding TVP38/TMEM64 family protein produces MTEWIHQLTPWVGVGLAALESLFPPIPLTAVVAANVAAFGPVFGFLYSWIGSAFGSALVFFVIRAIATLPALRNLLGRDKLRKARGFVGRMKPAALFLLIMLPFTPSSFVNFACGVSHYGRRRYLLVMLPAKAVMIASLSLLGESLQRAANPFWLLGGAALLLLLYLVSKWVSKRHDPDGEKKSEKVLKNA; encoded by the coding sequence ATGACAGAATGGATACATCAGTTGACTCCTTGGGTCGGAGTCGGGTTGGCGGCGTTGGAATCGCTGTTTCCGCCCATACCGCTGACTGCTGTGGTTGCGGCCAATGTCGCGGCCTTCGGCCCTGTCTTCGGTTTTCTCTATAGTTGGATCGGCTCTGCGTTCGGCAGTGCCCTGGTGTTTTTCGTGATACGCGCAATTGCAACACTGCCCGCGCTTCGTAACTTGCTCGGAAGAGACAAACTTCGAAAGGCGAGAGGCTTTGTGGGGCGCATGAAGCCGGCGGCCCTGTTCTTACTTATCATGTTGCCGTTTACGCCCTCCTCCTTTGTGAATTTTGCCTGCGGAGTCAGTCATTATGGTAGGAGACGCTATCTTCTGGTTATGTTGCCTGCCAAAGCGGTCATGATTGCATCGCTGTCCCTACTCGGCGAAAGCTTACAGCGTGCGGCAAATCCCTTCTGGCTGCTCGGCGGCGCGGCTTTGCTTTTACTGCTGTACCTGGTTTCCAAGTGGGTATCGAAACGTCATGACCCGGACGGAGAGAAAAAGTCCGAAAAAGTTTTGAAAAACGCTTGA